TTATATGGTCTGGTTATGGTTTAAATGAGTTTTGGAACTTGTTTCGTGCTCTTGTTTTCTGTATGTAGTGACCTAgtgtttaaaatgtatttttctactcgtcgactgtaatggctgaattaagatttcgtatacttgCGTATTATAGTTTGTATAATTGCGTACTTATCATTtcaagataagataaagatattttataagtcaagtaggcatattataatgcgcttatgaacgtcaaataaagctataccGGCTCTAACCCTGCACCTCTCATCCGAGATGATTTAAATCCCCCACAATTGGGGGgtggggaggggggaggggcaACAAACTCGGCGGGCGgctttcgatacgctgtagtcaactatacagaatttgaccaatcacgtgccgccgcgctcccatagaaaagacataaacgGGTAACTATTTCATGAGCATATTCATTCagcgcgcgtttatgtcttttgtactacatttttgtttactgagatacttaccaattttcattagttataattaggttttatagtaaaaaaataaatattttagatgacttgtagaaaaaatattgtatacaatagtgatataatcaagctttttaatATCGTACTAAACAAGGTACTCGTCTGAAAAGctttctattatatcacgattgtataaaatactattgtttaaTGAACATATTTAATTCGAATGACATTTTCAACAAtaagaaatacaaataattgATACTAAGTACcttaattttgatattgttcTAAACAAGAATTGTATTCATGGAACttatagtaaagtaaaatatataggtaataaaataataataaacagtgATCGAGCTTTTtgttgaatttcctatttttcgcacttgtatcgtaatgtactattattcaaACGAttataaagaaatacaaataataaaaagtatagGTATACTAAacctaaaatatgactaaattaaatccaaaataaatctaaaaatggccctgcatagtaccgaagacgctggcagcatttcctcgctggatcgttagactgatgcgttgagcgaggaagctgccagctctgatctcctgtggcgtctctgagtctaTTAGACAGGTCTTTGAGGAGATTGAGAGCGCCAGGGCCTCACGGACCAAGGGCAAAGGCatggaataaaattatactcGGCGCCGAGACCtcttttgtttaattaaattatggaGCATAGAAAGATTTACCAAGGTCGAACTTTGATAGTTCAGTCTAGTTAAAGTTAAAATTCTcccaattttttattaattcgaATGAAGTTGatttatattttgattaatTTCTATATAAACCCCACAGCAAGAAATCCCCCCACACCTCCTGAGACAGTACTTGGCACATCAAGCACCAGCGCAGACGCAGGTCCTCGCCCGCCCACAACCAGCACCCGCTAGActggtaagtttttttttagtcaaaCAAAGTTAGACTGTATTACTTATATGCCTAttcatatttttccattttgttaccgaactataaaaaaatactaataagaattagtaaaatttaattattagaaaaagtTTCAAACCTTATTTTCGATACTGAAAGTTCTGTTAATCTTACATTTTCACAACAAAATAGTAGAATATTATATACTGTACTCTagtgtatttttatacctttagcatttttatttattctaaggtttattgaagtttatttttatcgttacTTCCATCAACAGCTGTCAAGAACGAATTCTTACTCAATTCCGAAATATTTCCGCAGCCATACCAAGTACAAGCCGAGCCCCAGTACCAGCAGTACCAACCAGCACCTCAACAGTACAGACCCGCACCTCAACCTCAACCTCAACCACAGTACAGACCTCAACCTGCTCAGTACCAGCCCGCGAAACAACAGGACGCCCGCGAGCCTGAAGACTACGATGTAAGTACAATATTAGCATAGACTAGACTGTGTTTGACAACAACCTCAACAGATGAATAGCCCGCAACCTGCTCAGTACCAGCCCGCGAGACAACAGCACGCCGGCGAGCCTGAAGACTACGATGTAAGTACAATATTAGCATAGACTAGACTGTGTTTGACAACAACCTCAACAGATGAATAGCCCGCAACCTGCTCAGTACCAGCCCGCGAGACAACAGGACGCCGGCGAGCCTGAAGACTACGATGTAAGTACAATATTAGCATAGACTAGACTGTGTTTGAGAACAGCCTTAACAGATAAATAGTCCTCAACCTGCTCAGTACGAGCCCGCGATACAACAGGATGCCAGCGAGCCTGAAGACTACGATGTAAGTACAATATTAGCATAGACTAGACTGTGTTTGAGAACAGCCTCAACAGATGAACAGCCCTCAACCTGCTCAGTACCAGCCCGCGAGACAACAGCACGCCAGCGAGCCTGAAGACTACGATGTAAGTACAATATTAGCATAGACTAGACTGTGTTTGAGAACAGCCTCAACAGACGAACAGCTCGCAACCTGCTCAGTACCGGCTCGCGAGCCTGAAGACTACGATGTAAGTACTAGCACTTACTTAACAGTACAGACCTCAACCTGCAAAATACAAGCCTGGAACACAGCAGAAGCCGTGTATAGGtatagtaggtacctagacgACATCAATAGTCCTCAGTACTGCGCTTCAGACTCAATAATAGTACATTCCTATTTAAactgcatcaaattactttgctactcttgtggataaaatggaactttctcatcagtttttaaacaatcaacagagcctttaccagttggtgtggtttACAAGCtaagatttttaaatatatttacacgcctcagacactgacaataaggtcgtgtaaatatatgtatttacacGCTTCAGacattgaattttttttgatatttcatacatcTTGCTGATCTGATGTTaaaatttcctatgggagagtaatttttttctcgatttcaaggtttgtccaatggtaaaagttgctcagtattacCTAAACATTAATAGgtctctttctttgcctttcgtTCTGTTACATACTTTATTTACACGCCTCAGAGActggcaataaggtcgtgtaaatatatttatacgcCTCAGAGACTAAAGGTCGTGTGAATACATTTACACGGCTCAGACACTGACTATAAGGTTTTAGTGCTGCAAAActattctgaaagatttttttaatttagtgttaactaccagagcataatgaatttttgaaaaattttcaagcggcaatgtatttagtacatcatggtcacttgtgacagttgtgacgtcgcgtcattgaatgcaacattttgaaatttttgagttaaaacaaattagtgatacattgcttgctgaattatttactataaaaaaataaaagtcgtccatttttgataaaacctatgaaagtgtgttcattgtTGTCTAAAGTAACTGCTCTTTGATTATGTGGTGGTATCAAATATACACGTTGTATTTACACGCCTCAGATACTGACAATAAGGCCGTATAATATTTTCGGTACATttgcttgtaaagatgtttttTACTCTACCGTATATTGCGTTACCTTATCAATGTAAACCTTTTTAACGGTAACGAAATAGGAACACTGAAATGTATAAAACTttttgcttgctgaattattttatatggtaaaataaaagtcgtctgttttttataaaacctatgaaagtgtgttcattaaagcccaCTAACTACTCTttggttatgcggtcgtatcaaaatacaCTCTATATAACACACACGACACGTGTAAACCAATCAATAAGCTATTACAAAACCACTATAATATATTTCATCAGAGCGTACGTAACTACGATACTTAATTGACAACCTCCCTAAGGCCCTTCCGCTCCATTTCTAATCGCGGTCCTTCAAGTTTGTAGACGTAACGTATCATATCACGGACAACTTTCACTGGACTGGACTAAAGTGGTCGTGTATTACCAACGATTAAATAGTCAACTTGCGAAACCAGAGTAAATTGAGACATATGTTGAATTTTACAAAATTGTTTatagttacatgaaataaaattaaatgaacgAAGTGGAAAATGgaatgataaaaatgcaaaacATCAaagttttgtataattttcttttacaccaataaattatgtaggtacatggTTAAGTTATAATTAAACACGATTTCACGATGTACAATTATTTCAAGATGAAGAACAAACAATGCTACAAACCCTTGTCCGTGGTAAAGAGGTCTTTCGAGGACTATAAAAGACACTGCAACTAAGTAGGTTAAGTAATCTTTCTGGtgtaacccattggttgactggtagagaatgccttaaggcattaagtccgccatttgtaccttcatgtattgtgcaataaagattaaataaataataaaatgtcagtaCTTTGACTCTTATTTTAACATCCATAGTACTGgacataggtaggtacttaaaccCTTGATTGAcctttttttgcatattttattttccttacaATCGTTAAAACTATTTATCATGAGCGTCAACGAGATTTGAACTCTTCGATTGAGATTCTGATTTCGAGATTTGTGTTAtccaatagttatttatttatttactttttgcgGAGCACacgcttttatttttataaaagcaTGTGCTCTTCACAAAAAACAGAATCGATTGTCACCATAAAAATGATCTAGGAGAGCTTGCGTATTTTGGTTATTCTGAGCGTTGCAGTCGCCTGCTCTCGGTGAACGACGTTAATAACACCAGTGGCCAAGCAACTCGATCTGAAGGCAATGACCGCGGTTGATGCGTGGAATCTGATCTGAGGTGATTTGTGTAACTCTGGATTGTATTACGTGGTGTTGCAATTGACTTCACAACTTCCTATTAAATTTCTTCCATTAACGTGAGATTAAGTATTTAGTCAAGAACATCGACAGAATAATGGTAGTGTTGAGAGAATAGTGGTAATGTAGAATTCTGAAAAAAGgagatatttgtaattttgcctttatttttcattttattttaattgagtACTTCTGGCTGATACTGGGATCCATGAGAAAACGACAAAGCTCCTAAACTAGCAACAATATAAAATTGCATTCAGAAACTTTATAAAATGGCTCTtgtctctgaaaaaaaaaaacacaaaagcaGAATCAGATAGAATTTGTAAAAgtagcaatttttttattgaattgaagAAGTTTTCCAATACTTATTATGCGTAGTGAAGCAGCAAAGGCATCGCCAGCTGATGGCCACGGGGAGGGAAAGGAGCATACATTAGCAGAAATTTTATTCTCTCGGGGGGCAGCGCCCCCCCGTCCCCCCGCCGGCGACGTCCATGTGAAGCAGTATTATAAATTTGCGTGTCAGCGTTTCAAAACAGCATGAGCTCAAATTGTTATGGCGGTGAGCCAttgtttactttaaaattggaTTTAACATGTCTTTTTTCCACAGCCTCACCCATCCTACCAGTTCGGTTTCGACGTGAACGACGACCAGTACACCAACTACCAGAACAGGAAAGAGCAGAGGGACGGTGACGTCATCAAGGGCTCTTACTCCGTCGTGGACAGCGATGGGTTCGTCAGGACCGTGACGTATACTGCTGATCCTAAGGAAGGCTTCAAGGCTGAGGTGAGAAAGAAATCGGTTTAATCCCTTTtgttatctacatttttttcttacttcTTACCTCTAGACGGTAACGTCACAGAGGTATAGTACTCCGTTGAGGACAGCGGACCGTGACGTGACTGCTGATCCTATGGAAGCTTTCAAGGCTGAGGtgagaaacaaaacaaatcggGTCAGCAGTTACTATTAAGTTGTTACCAATGGtaaccactggtaacaactagGATTTTTTTGTCGTTATTACGTCTGGGAACAACTGAGAAAAGCGGAGGGACTGTGACGTCACCGAGGGCTCGTATTCCGTCGTGGACAGCGATAGGATCGTCGGGACCGTGACGTATACTGCTGATCCTAAGGAAGGTTTCAAGGCTGAGATGAGAAAGACATCGGGTTAATTCGTTTTACTATCTAggattttatttacttgttaACTTTAGGAACAACTGGGAAAGGCAGAGGGACAGTGACGTCACAcaggtatatacatatatgtatagtagGTTCAAAAGGTTTGCATAACATTTACATATTACTAATTACTTAAATGGGACTTGCGACCTATGCAAACCTGTTACAGAGTCGGTTTTctgatattgagcaaaatgtatttctttattgCGTTTTCAATGTGTGCGGCAATTGTTTTTTTCAGTGTAGCTACTTTTGTCTACCTATTTAAATATCGCTAATGATTATGAAACGTAACTTATGTACAGTACATAAAAGATAATGTTTACATTTTGCAGctgcgaaaaatgtaaacatctCTTCGACGTTACAGAGGTCAGTGAGAGCAAATGCTTTCCCTAGGCAACTTTTCCTAGGTAGGAAAAGGAAAGTGTGTAATGTTGTAAGGCCTCTAACCCTCACGACCAACTTGTATTTATCGGGTAATCGCAGTTGCATCGATGGCCTATACATCGCTTTACGAGAGCCCCAAGAAAAAATGAAGACTTAAAGTGTGTGAACTGAGAACTAGCTTAGGTTTTGTTTTATCTTTGATTAACCCTTtatcaggctgacagttcaaaaatgaaaatcgaatatcagtcttactcatcgaaaatagaacacaagttTGAAGTGCCatatgtgggaaatatatctcccttagcctggtaaagggttaaagatTTTCTCCCATTTCGTAACTTTTTCAAACATACCTACTTGTCAAAAAGTAACTGCAAGTATACGTTAGATCGTCAACTATATTAAAATCAAGTACTGCTCATGATTTTAAAATTAGCAGTAGGCACGTTTAGATCACTTAAGTACATCAGGTACTGGCGAATTATTAACTTTTAGATATATTAACAATGTAAATTATGATATGAAGCCTAGACTAGACACATGTCCTGTCCTAAATAATTGATTTGTTGGTCTACTCCCTAAACCTGAAATAAACTAAGGTCAATTTGGGGAAGACCAGTATatgcataatatatatatacctaccggTAAGAtcagtatataaataaaatgttataaaccATTTTGTTATCAAGCAAACACGTCTACGAGCgatacatagttttttttatattaaaggaaaaaatgtacGCTttcggcaggacttgaacccgcgacctctgcaATCCGTGCATCACtcttaaccaactgagctacggAAGCCTACCAGTAACGGGTACGGGTTCAAGTCCTGTTGGAAGCGTAattatttccattttttcctttaatataaaaaaatttaaaaatggattGCAGGGAAGATCGTCAAAGGGCTAAAACTCTCGTATTTGTCGTACATCGTTCATACGCACCTTCTCGTATCGTATGTGAACAAGTGCAAGAGTTCGAAGTTATGAAAGAGACTGTAGACGGTCTTATCTGATAGACGGTCTTCTCCACGTCTACTTTACTTcctaaacctaaaataaaatcaacccCATATCACAGGTATCCCGGCAGCCCACCG
This portion of the Cydia pomonella isolate Wapato2018A chromosome 7, ilCydPomo1, whole genome shotgun sequence genome encodes:
- the LOC133519587 gene encoding activating signal cointegrator 1 complex subunit 2 homolog, translating into MLRKCVALAALGCVLAGPAPRAQHQQYQVQQQEQQEIPPHLLRQYLAHQAPAQTQVLARPQPAPARLPYQVQAEPQYQQYQPAPQQYRPAPQPQPQPQYRPQPAQYQPAKQQDAREPEDYDPHPSYQFGFDVNDDQYTNYQNRKEQRDGDVIKGSYSVVDSDGFVRTVTYTADPKEGFKAEVSRQPTDIVVKIPTPKPQLQIQPQPQAHPQHQHQQQQQPQYYRYQQ